In Spinacia oleracea cultivar Varoflay chromosome 5, BTI_SOV_V1, whole genome shotgun sequence, a single window of DNA contains:
- the LOC110787270 gene encoding putative 4-hydroxy-4-methyl-2-oxoglutarate aldolase 3 encodes MVATSDICDANSSLLSTGELKVLLPLFKPYGRRQAFSGPVVTVKVFEDNVLVRALLESKDHQGKVLVVDGGGSIRCALLGGNLGQIAHDNGWAGIVVNGCVRDVDEINGCDIGVWALGTNPVKSKKKGLGDKHVSVNFAGSLINDGDWLWADNDGILISKHQLSATS; translated from the coding sequence ATGGTAGCAACTTCAGACATTTGTGATGCAAACTCAAGCCTCCTCTCAACAGGAGAACTAAAAgtgttactccctctgttcaAACCTTACGGCCGACGACAGGCCTTTAGCGGGCCTGTCGTTACGGTGAAGGTTTTCGAGGACAACGTTTTGGTCCGGGCTTTATTGGAGTCCAAAGACCACCAAGGAAAGGTCTTGGTGGTGGATGGTGGAGGAAGCATAAGGTGTGCTCTTTTGGGTGGGAATTTGGGCCAGATAGCCCATGATAATGGTTGGGCTGGAATAGTTGTGAATGGATGTGTAAGAGATGTGGATGAGATTAATGGTTGTGATATTGGAGTTTGGGCTTTAGGGACTAATCCAGTTAAGTCTAAAAAGAAGGGTTTAGGAGATAAACATGTTTCTGTTAATTTTGCTGGATCTTTGATTAATGATGGTGATTGGTTGTGGGCTGATAATGATGGTATTTTGATCTCCAAGCATCAACTCTCTGCCACTTCTTAA
- the LOC110787304 gene encoding ribonuclease J isoform X1, protein MAAFTAVSICPCSPSYRPNHLKNRYVSCSVVPPRNLSSNATTVPRKRHVRLEGPRKSMEDSVKRKMEQFFEGPTGPPLRVLPIGGLGEIGMNCMLVGNYDRYILIDAGIMFPDFDEFGVQKIIPDTTFIKRWSHKIEAVIITHGHEDHIGALPWVIPALDPNTPIFASSFTMELIKKRLKEFGIFVPSRLKMFKTKRRFTAGPFEIEPIRVTHSIPDCCGLVMRCSDGTIFHTGDWKIDEKPVDGKVFDRVALEELAKEGVTLMMSDSTNIMSPGRTISESVVADSLLRHISTAKGRVITTQFASNIHRLGSVKAAADATGRKLVFVGMSLRTYLDAAWKDGKAPIDPSTLVKVEDIDGYAPKDLLIVTTGSQAEPRAALNLASFGSSHSLKLNKEDVILYSAKVIPGNESRVMKMFNRISELGSNLVMGKNEMLHTSGHAYREELEEALKIVKPQHFLPIHGELLFLKEHELLGRSTGVQHTTVIKNGEMLGVSHLRNRRVLSNGFVSLGKENLQLMYNDGDKAFGTSAELCVDERIKIATDGIIVISMEVLRPHAAEGSTENCLKGKIRITTRCLWLDKGKLLDALYKAAHAALSSCPVKCPLSHIERTVSEVLRKVVRKYSGKRPEVIAVATENPVAVLSDEVNERLSGKSKTGFSLSGLQKAFDGQQQKKNSGRVQDVEDERPVSVASSSTSHLESEDGSEFDRLLSKVDDATSTSSSNVEAGSTTESEDSDGLLEKNGEVSSLVEESIDRSGPVEINEEEPDETVNRSSKRSKATIRNKWKPEEVKKLIMLRGDLHERFQVVKGRMALWEEISSSLVADGFNRTPGQCKSLWASLVQKYEESKSDEKSQKSWPYYTKMDKILSNLGEVVNS, encoded by the exons ATGGCGGCTTTTACTGCCGTGTCTATTTGTCCTTGTAGTCCCTCTTATCGTCCTAACCATTTGAAAAACCGCTACGTTTCCTGCTCTGTTGTCCCCCCTCGTAATTTAA GTTCAAATGCGACAACAGTACCGCGTAAAAGACATGTAAGACTTGAAGGTCCTAGAAAAAGTATGGAAGATTCCGTAAAGCGAAAAATGGAGCAATTCTTTGAAGGTCCCACTGGTCCACCTCTACGTGTTCTGCCAATTGGTGGTTTGGGTGAAATTGGGATGAACTGCATGCTTGTCGGCAATTATGATCGTTATATTCTGATTGATGCAGGAATTATGTTTCCAGA CTTTGATGAGTTTGGTGTTCAAAAGATTATACCGGATACCACTTTCATAAAAAGATGGAGCCACAAAATTGAAGCTGTAATTATTACACATGGGCATGAAGATCACATTGGTGCGTTGCCTTGG GTCATCCCTGCCCTGGATCCAAACACACCAATATTTGCATCCTCTTTCACCATGGAG CTCATAAAGAAGCGTCTGAAAGAGTTTGGAATCTTTGTCCCATCTAGACTAAAGATGTTTAAAACCAAAAGGAGGTTTACAGCAGGGCCATTTGAAATAGAACCCATCAGGGTTACTCATTCAATACCTGATTGCTGTGGATTAGTTATGCGCTGTAGTGATGGTACAATTTTCCACACTGGTGATTGGAAG ATTGATGAGAAACCCGTGGATGGTAAAGTTTTTGATCGTGTTGCATTGGAGGAGCTTGCAAAGGAAGGAGTTACATTA ATGATGAGCGATTCAACCAACATTATGTCACCTGGGAGGACTATAAGTGAAAGTGTTGTGGCAGACTCACTGCTAAGGCATATCTCAACTGCGAAAGGAAGAGTTATTACTACTCAATTTGCATCTAATATACATCGCCTTGGAAGTGTTAAAGCAGCAGCAGATGCCACAGGTCGAAAGTTG GTTTTTGTCGGGATGTCCTTGAGAACATATTTGGACGCTGCTTGGAAGGATGGGAAGGCACCTATTGATCCCTCTACTCTG GTTAAGGTGGAAGATATTGATGGCTATGCTCCAAAAGATTTGTTGATTGTAACAACAGGCTCTCAA GCAGAGCCACGTGCTGCCCTTAATCTTGCATCGTTTGGGAGCAGTCATTCCCTCAAGTTGAATAAAGAAGATGTTATATTATACTCTGCCAAG GTCATACCTGGAAATGAAAGTCGGGTGATGAAAATGTTCAATCGCATTTCAGAACTTGGATCGAATTTAGTCATGGGTAAAAACGAGATGCTACACACTTCTGGTCATGCATATCGTGAGGAATTG GAGGAAGCACTGAAGATTGTCAAGCCACAACATTTTCTTCCGATTCATGGAGAGCTGTTGTTCCTTAAAGAACACGAACTGCTTGGAAGATCAACTGGCGTTCAACACACTACT GTGATAAAGAACGGAGAGATGCTTGGAGTGTCTCATCTGAGGAATAGGAGAGTTTTATCAAATGGGTTTGTTTCTCTTGGCAAAGAAAATTTACAG TTGATGTATAATGATGGTGACAAAGCATTTGGCACATCTGCTGAACTTTGTGTTGATGAAAGAATTAAAATTGCTACAGATGGCATAATAGTGATCAG TATGGAAGTTTTACGTCCTCATGCTGCAGAGGGTTCTACAGAGAATTGTTTGAAAGGGAAAATAAGAATAACAACACGGTGCTTATGGCTAGATAAAGGAAAGCTTTTAGATGCACTGTACAAAGCTGCACATGCTGCATTGTCTAGCTGTCCTGTAAAGTGTCCTCTGTCACATATAGAGCGGACAGTTTCTGAGGTGTTAAGAAAAGTGGTGAGAAAGTACAGTGGAAAAAGACCTGAAGTAATTGCAGTTGCCACAGAAAATCCAGTAGCAGTTCTTTCTGATGAAGTCAATGAACGGCTATCTGGAAAGTCAAAGACTGGCTTCAGTCTATCGGGATTGCAAAAGGCATTTGATGGACAGCAGCAAAAGAAAAATTCTGGAAGAGTACAAGACGTGGAAGACGAACGTCCTGTCTCTGTAGCTAGCAGTAGCACCTCACATCTGGAGTCTGAAG ATGGTAGTGAATTCGATAGACTCCTTAGCAAGGTTGATGATGCTACTTCTACTTCTAGTTCTAATGTAGAAGCAGGCTCTACTACCGAATCTGAAGATTCCGATGGTTTGCTAGAAAAAAATGGTGAAGTTTCTAGTTTGGTGGAGGAATCTATAGACAGAAGCGGACCTGTGGAAATTAACGAAGAGGAACCTGATGAGACAGTAAATCGATCCTCAAAGCGTTCAAAGGCAACAATACGGAATAAATGGAAGCCTGAAGAGGTTAAAAAGTTGATAATGCTGCGCGGAGATTTGCATGAAAGATTCCAGGTTGTAAAAGGACGTATGGCACTTTGGGAAGAGATATCATCAAGTCTTGTGGCTGATGGCTTCAATCGGACACCTGGACAATGCAAATCCTTGTGGGCTTCTCTGGTCCAAAAATACGAG GAAAGCAAAAGTGATGAGAAGAGCCAGAAAAGTTGGCCATACTATACTAAAATGGATAAAATATTATCTAATTTGGGGGAAGTGGTGAACTCGTGA
- the LOC110787304 gene encoding ribonuclease J isoform X2: MGMKITLVIPALDPNTPIFASSFTMELIKKRLKEFGIFVPSRLKMFKTKRRFTAGPFEIEPIRVTHSIPDCCGLVMRCSDGTIFHTGDWKIDEKPVDGKVFDRVALEELAKEGVTLMMSDSTNIMSPGRTISESVVADSLLRHISTAKGRVITTQFASNIHRLGSVKAAADATGRKLVFVGMSLRTYLDAAWKDGKAPIDPSTLVKVEDIDGYAPKDLLIVTTGSQAEPRAALNLASFGSSHSLKLNKEDVILYSAKVIPGNESRVMKMFNRISELGSNLVMGKNEMLHTSGHAYREELEEALKIVKPQHFLPIHGELLFLKEHELLGRSTGVQHTTVIKNGEMLGVSHLRNRRVLSNGFVSLGKENLQLMYNDGDKAFGTSAELCVDERIKIATDGIIVISMEVLRPHAAEGSTENCLKGKIRITTRCLWLDKGKLLDALYKAAHAALSSCPVKCPLSHIERTVSEVLRKVVRKYSGKRPEVIAVATENPVAVLSDEVNERLSGKSKTGFSLSGLQKAFDGQQQKKNSGRVQDVEDERPVSVASSSTSHLESEDGSEFDRLLSKVDDATSTSSSNVEAGSTTESEDSDGLLEKNGEVSSLVEESIDRSGPVEINEEEPDETVNRSSKRSKATIRNKWKPEEVKKLIMLRGDLHERFQVVKGRMALWEEISSSLVADGFNRTPGQCKSLWASLVQKYEESKSDEKSQKSWPYYTKMDKILSNLGEVVNS; encoded by the exons ATGGGCATGAAGATCACATTG GTCATCCCTGCCCTGGATCCAAACACACCAATATTTGCATCCTCTTTCACCATGGAG CTCATAAAGAAGCGTCTGAAAGAGTTTGGAATCTTTGTCCCATCTAGACTAAAGATGTTTAAAACCAAAAGGAGGTTTACAGCAGGGCCATTTGAAATAGAACCCATCAGGGTTACTCATTCAATACCTGATTGCTGTGGATTAGTTATGCGCTGTAGTGATGGTACAATTTTCCACACTGGTGATTGGAAG ATTGATGAGAAACCCGTGGATGGTAAAGTTTTTGATCGTGTTGCATTGGAGGAGCTTGCAAAGGAAGGAGTTACATTA ATGATGAGCGATTCAACCAACATTATGTCACCTGGGAGGACTATAAGTGAAAGTGTTGTGGCAGACTCACTGCTAAGGCATATCTCAACTGCGAAAGGAAGAGTTATTACTACTCAATTTGCATCTAATATACATCGCCTTGGAAGTGTTAAAGCAGCAGCAGATGCCACAGGTCGAAAGTTG GTTTTTGTCGGGATGTCCTTGAGAACATATTTGGACGCTGCTTGGAAGGATGGGAAGGCACCTATTGATCCCTCTACTCTG GTTAAGGTGGAAGATATTGATGGCTATGCTCCAAAAGATTTGTTGATTGTAACAACAGGCTCTCAA GCAGAGCCACGTGCTGCCCTTAATCTTGCATCGTTTGGGAGCAGTCATTCCCTCAAGTTGAATAAAGAAGATGTTATATTATACTCTGCCAAG GTCATACCTGGAAATGAAAGTCGGGTGATGAAAATGTTCAATCGCATTTCAGAACTTGGATCGAATTTAGTCATGGGTAAAAACGAGATGCTACACACTTCTGGTCATGCATATCGTGAGGAATTG GAGGAAGCACTGAAGATTGTCAAGCCACAACATTTTCTTCCGATTCATGGAGAGCTGTTGTTCCTTAAAGAACACGAACTGCTTGGAAGATCAACTGGCGTTCAACACACTACT GTGATAAAGAACGGAGAGATGCTTGGAGTGTCTCATCTGAGGAATAGGAGAGTTTTATCAAATGGGTTTGTTTCTCTTGGCAAAGAAAATTTACAG TTGATGTATAATGATGGTGACAAAGCATTTGGCACATCTGCTGAACTTTGTGTTGATGAAAGAATTAAAATTGCTACAGATGGCATAATAGTGATCAG TATGGAAGTTTTACGTCCTCATGCTGCAGAGGGTTCTACAGAGAATTGTTTGAAAGGGAAAATAAGAATAACAACACGGTGCTTATGGCTAGATAAAGGAAAGCTTTTAGATGCACTGTACAAAGCTGCACATGCTGCATTGTCTAGCTGTCCTGTAAAGTGTCCTCTGTCACATATAGAGCGGACAGTTTCTGAGGTGTTAAGAAAAGTGGTGAGAAAGTACAGTGGAAAAAGACCTGAAGTAATTGCAGTTGCCACAGAAAATCCAGTAGCAGTTCTTTCTGATGAAGTCAATGAACGGCTATCTGGAAAGTCAAAGACTGGCTTCAGTCTATCGGGATTGCAAAAGGCATTTGATGGACAGCAGCAAAAGAAAAATTCTGGAAGAGTACAAGACGTGGAAGACGAACGTCCTGTCTCTGTAGCTAGCAGTAGCACCTCACATCTGGAGTCTGAAG ATGGTAGTGAATTCGATAGACTCCTTAGCAAGGTTGATGATGCTACTTCTACTTCTAGTTCTAATGTAGAAGCAGGCTCTACTACCGAATCTGAAGATTCCGATGGTTTGCTAGAAAAAAATGGTGAAGTTTCTAGTTTGGTGGAGGAATCTATAGACAGAAGCGGACCTGTGGAAATTAACGAAGAGGAACCTGATGAGACAGTAAATCGATCCTCAAAGCGTTCAAAGGCAACAATACGGAATAAATGGAAGCCTGAAGAGGTTAAAAAGTTGATAATGCTGCGCGGAGATTTGCATGAAAGATTCCAGGTTGTAAAAGGACGTATGGCACTTTGGGAAGAGATATCATCAAGTCTTGTGGCTGATGGCTTCAATCGGACACCTGGACAATGCAAATCCTTGTGGGCTTCTCTGGTCCAAAAATACGAG GAAAGCAAAAGTGATGAGAAGAGCCAGAAAAGTTGGCCATACTATACTAAAATGGATAAAATATTATCTAATTTGGGGGAAGTGGTGAACTCGTGA
- the LOC110787305 gene encoding cycloeucalenol cycloisomerase produces MGGKRGSTPNRSKPSMWLAQNPSKRWAEMFFLLYTPFWLTLCLGIVVPFKLYENFKELEYLLLALISAVPSFAIPMFFVGKADEGTPLKDRYWVKASLWIVCFSYVGNYFWTHYFFRVLGASYTFPSWKMNDVPHTTFLLTHVCFLFYHVASNMTLRRLRYALADFPEKIRWLFEGAWILALSYFIAYLETIAIANFPYYEFVDREAMYKVGCLFYAIYFIVSFPMFLRIDEKPSDKWDLARVAVDALGAAMLVTIILDLWRIFLGPIVPLPEEKQCAQPGLPWFAEHVISA; encoded by the exons ATGGGCG GGAAACGGGGTTCGACTCCAAATCGGTCTAAACCGAGCATGTGGTTGGCTCAAAATCCGAGCAAAAGATGGGCGGAAATGTTCTTCCTTCTCTACACTCCCTTTTGGCTTACTCTTTGCCTCGGGATTGTTGTCCCCTTCAAATTATACGAg AATTTTAAAGAGCTGGAGTACTTGCTTTTGGCTTTGATTTCAGCTGTACCATCATTTGCCATACCGATGTTTTTTGTTGGAAAg GCTGATGAAGGCACTCCCTTGAAGGATCGTTATTGGGTTAAG GCCAGTCTCTGGATTGTATGCTTCAGTTATGTGGGTAATTACTTTTGGACCCACTATTTCTTCAGAGTGCTGGGAGCTTCATATACCTTTCCATCATGGAAGATGAATGAT GTACCACACACAACGTTCCTGCTGACTCATGTTTGTTTTCTGTTCTACCACGTTGCTTCAAATATGACACTTCGAAGGTTACGCTATGCTCTTGCTGATTTTCCTGAGAAAATCCGATGGTTGTTTGAGGGTGCATGGATACTGGCACTCTCATATTTTATTGCATACTTGGAGACTATAGCAATTGCAAAT TTTCCATATTATGAATTCGTAGACCGAGAGGCCATGTACAAAGTTGGATGCTTGTTTTATGCAATTTACTTCATTGTAAGCTTTCCGATGTTTCTGAG AATCGATGAAAAACCAAGCGATAAATGGGACTTAGCAAGGGTTGCTGTTGATGCACTGGGTGCTGCAATGCTTGTAACGATAATACTAGATTTGTGGCGCATTTTCTTGGGACCAATAGTTCCACTTCCTGAGGAAAAACAGTGTGCTCAACCTGGGTTGCCTTGGTTTGCAGAGCATGTAATCTCAGCTTGA